In Synechococcus sp. RS9909, one genomic interval encodes:
- a CDS encoding OsmC family protein: MTRVHCRYTGDLRCEAEHGPSGAVIRTDNPLEGERDPEAFGPTDLVAASVGTCILTVMSIVARRRGWDLTGSSVDVDKTMASEGPRRIGHLRVAISLPEALDAQQRSLLQRAAETCPVKHNLEQTAEIELVWL; encoded by the coding sequence ATGACCCGCGTCCACTGCCGTTACACCGGCGACCTGCGCTGTGAAGCCGAACATGGCCCCAGCGGAGCCGTGATCCGCACCGATAACCCCCTTGAGGGGGAACGGGATCCGGAGGCATTCGGGCCCACCGATCTGGTGGCGGCCTCAGTGGGCACCTGCATTCTCACGGTGATGAGCATCGTTGCCCGCCGCCGCGGCTGGGATCTCACAGGCAGCTCGGTCGATGTCGACAAAACCATGGCCAGCGAAGGGCCGCGCCGGATCGGCCACCTGCGCGTGGCGATCAGCCTGCCTGAAGCTCTCGATGCCCAGCAGCGCAGCCTGCTGCAGCGCGCCGCTGAGACCTGCCCGGTGAAACACAATCTCGAACAAACAGCCGAGATCGAACTGGTCTGGTTGTGA
- a CDS encoding PfkB family carbohydrate kinase, which yields MQSSPHGQHLPRLRLAVVGHLEWVTFLAVDQLPQAGLISRAHRSLEEPAGAGAVVAVQLAQLCGAEVLFFTALGRDAIGERSEARLRELGVTPQIAWRDQPTRRGLSLVDGSSDRAITVIGERLSPTAADPLPWEELAHCAGVFVSASDTEGLRLARRAAVLTATPRLRLPLLLNAGVVLDALIGSGLDPSEQIPKGALAPAPRLQITTEGADGGLLIPGGRFSAEPLPGPLVESYGCGDSFAAGVTAGLAAGWSVADSVRLGARCGATCATRFGPYG from the coding sequence ATGCAGTCATCGCCCCACGGTCAGCACCTGCCCAGGCTGCGGCTCGCCGTTGTCGGCCACCTCGAATGGGTGACCTTTCTGGCCGTCGATCAGCTCCCCCAAGCCGGGCTGATCAGCCGCGCCCATCGCAGCCTGGAGGAACCCGCCGGAGCTGGTGCCGTGGTGGCAGTGCAACTGGCGCAACTGTGCGGCGCCGAGGTGCTCTTTTTCACGGCGCTGGGGCGGGATGCCATCGGTGAGCGCAGCGAAGCGCGTCTGCGGGAGCTGGGGGTGACCCCCCAGATCGCCTGGCGCGATCAACCCACGCGCCGCGGTCTCAGCCTGGTGGATGGGAGCAGTGATCGAGCCATCACCGTGATCGGCGAACGGCTCTCCCCCACCGCGGCCGATCCCCTGCCCTGGGAAGAGCTGGCCCACTGCGCTGGCGTGTTTGTGTCCGCCAGCGATACCGAAGGCTTGCGCTTGGCACGCCGCGCAGCGGTGCTCACGGCAACGCCACGGTTGCGCTTGCCGCTGCTGCTCAACGCTGGCGTGGTCCTCGATGCCCTGATCGGCAGCGGCCTCGATCCGAGTGAACAGATCCCCAAGGGTGCCCTCGCGCCTGCGCCGCGCCTGCAGATCACCACCGAGGGCGCCGACGGTGGCCTGCTGATCCCCGGTGGGCGCTTCTCCGCCGAGCCGCTTCCAGGGCCACTGGTGGAGTCTTACGGCTGTGGCGACAGCTTTGCAGCCGGTGTCACGGCAGGTCTGGCCGCCGGCTGGAGCGTGGCGGACAGTGTGCGTCTTGGCGCCCGGTGCGGCGCCACCTGCGCCACACGCTTCGGGCCCTACGGCTGA